A window from bacterium encodes these proteins:
- a CDS encoding PilZ domain-containing protein: MKQKIVTVGAGEDLQAGLTTGVDPRVVGILRSPSWASACALHETLGIDLLVIVLPLEDMTFDELVAGLSASGLPRLVVIAGENDYRVLSQGESGRLTVLPASLPTSELVSMCFQFVRTSPRTDQRIMARLEVNMEGKPSGLRMVQTRDISATGMKVATSNLVPPETWVKFTFNWPGDPEPISGDAEVIRHTSQETEGIQGMGLRFTAFEGHSGQQLREHIRQRVDPQ; the protein is encoded by the coding sequence GTGAAACAGAAGATCGTCACAGTCGGCGCCGGCGAGGATCTTCAGGCAGGCCTTACAACCGGCGTAGACCCACGAGTGGTCGGGATCTTGCGCTCGCCGTCTTGGGCGTCCGCTTGCGCGTTGCACGAGACGCTCGGAATTGATCTCCTGGTCATCGTGCTTCCGCTAGAGGACATGACCTTCGACGAGTTGGTCGCGGGCTTGAGTGCTTCCGGACTTCCTCGCCTAGTGGTCATCGCCGGCGAAAACGACTATCGCGTGCTGTCGCAAGGCGAGTCGGGCCGGCTGACCGTACTGCCGGCAAGCCTTCCGACATCCGAGCTGGTGTCGATGTGTTTCCAGTTCGTCAGAACCTCGCCGCGGACCGACCAGCGCATCATGGCGCGGCTCGAAGTGAACATGGAGGGCAAGCCCAGCGGGCTGCGAATGGTCCAGACGCGCGACATCTCGGCGACCGGAATGAAAGTCGCGACCAGCAACCTCGTGCCGCCCGAGACTTGGGTCAAGTTCACGTTCAACTGGCCGGGTGATCCAGAGCCCATTTCCGGCGATGCCGAGGTGATCCGTCACACTTCTCAGGAAACCGAGGGCATCCAGGGGATGGGGCTTCGCTTCACCGCCTTCGAGGGCCACAGCGGCCAGCAGCTGCGCGAGCACATTCGCCAACGCGTCGACCCGCAGTAG